In one window of Meiothermus sp. DNA:
- a CDS encoding peptidylprolyl isomerase, whose protein sequence is MQIKSYQVIRFEYQLIIDGQVVDRSPEGHPLTILTHFAPNLPAGLEHALLGKQPGAYRAVLPPEAAYGPYDPTKRVVVPRGDLPEEPRLGGAFAAEDVDGQALLYRVVAVEGDSVTLEANHPWAGKTLEYRFVIHAVRPAEKEEVAHGHVHGEGGVVHSPSPE, encoded by the coding sequence GTGCAGATCAAGTCTTATCAGGTCATTCGCTTCGAGTATCAGCTCATAATTGACGGCCAGGTGGTGGATCGAAGCCCGGAAGGCCACCCCCTCACCATCCTGACCCACTTTGCACCCAACCTACCCGCGGGCCTGGAACATGCCCTGCTGGGTAAACAGCCAGGAGCATATCGGGCGGTGCTGCCTCCAGAGGCGGCCTATGGCCCCTACGACCCGACCAAGCGGGTGGTGGTGCCGCGGGGTGATTTGCCCGAAGAGCCCCGACTGGGCGGCGCTTTTGCCGCGGAAGACGTGGATGGCCAGGCTTTGCTGTACCGTGTGGTGGCCGTTGAAGGAGATTCGGTGACGCTCGAGGCCAACCACCCATGGGCGGGCAAAACCTTGGAGTACCGCTTTGTCATCCACGCAGTACGCCCGGCTGAAAAGGAAGAGGTGGCCCACGGCCATGTGCATGGTGAAGGAGGGGTGGTGCATTCACCGAGCCCGGAATAG
- the lipA gene encoding lipoyl synthase, whose amino-acid sequence MSKLKTVQLEDFQHGGLIELKVIPNGIAQERPEPVDRNKPAWLRATVPTGPNYQRLKELTKRLRLSTVCQEALCPNIGECWGHGTMTIMVLGSVCTRACKFCAVDTGNPRGWVDPLEPLHVAQAVAEMGLKYVVLTSVDRDDLPDGGASHFAEAVRQIKRLDPAVRVETLTPDFQGNLADVETVLQGGQDVFANNLETVRHLTPKVRDPRAGYDQTLRVLEHAKKVRPEVLTKSSLMLGLGESDKEIRQAMRDLRAVGVDIVTFGQYLRPTQHHLPVERYVTPEEFAKYRDWGYQEGFLEVFSGPLVRSSYRAEKVFFEAVKAE is encoded by the coding sequence ATGAGCAAACTCAAAACCGTTCAGCTCGAGGATTTCCAGCACGGCGGCCTGATAGAACTCAAGGTCATACCCAACGGTATCGCCCAGGAGCGCCCGGAGCCTGTAGACCGCAACAAGCCTGCCTGGCTGCGCGCCACCGTGCCCACCGGGCCCAACTACCAGCGTCTCAAGGAGCTCACCAAACGCCTGCGCCTGAGCACAGTCTGCCAGGAGGCCCTATGCCCCAACATCGGTGAGTGCTGGGGCCACGGCACCATGACCATCATGGTGCTGGGCAGTGTGTGTACCCGGGCCTGCAAGTTTTGCGCAGTAGACACCGGCAACCCCAGGGGCTGGGTAGACCCCCTGGAACCCCTGCATGTGGCCCAGGCGGTAGCCGAGATGGGCCTCAAGTACGTGGTGCTCACCTCGGTCGACCGCGACGACCTGCCCGACGGCGGGGCCTCGCATTTTGCCGAGGCGGTTCGGCAGATCAAGCGGCTCGATCCCGCGGTCAGGGTCGAGACCCTCACCCCAGACTTTCAGGGCAACCTGGCCGACGTGGAGACGGTGTTGCAAGGAGGGCAGGATGTTTTTGCCAACAACCTCGAGACCGTCCGGCACCTGACCCCCAAGGTTCGCGACCCCCGGGCCGGCTATGACCAGACCCTACGGGTGCTGGAGCACGCCAAAAAGGTGCGCCCCGAGGTGCTCACCAAGTCCAGCCTGATGCTGGGGTTGGGCGAAAGCGACAAGGAGATTCGCCAGGCTATGCGTGACCTGAGGGCGGTGGGGGTGGATATCGTGACCTTCGGGCAGTACCTGCGCCCCACCCAGCACCACCTGCCGGTTGAGCGCTACGTAACGCCGGAGGAGTTTGCCAAGTACCGCGACTGGGGATACCAGGAAGGCTTTTTGGAGGTCTTCAGCGGCCCCCTGGTGCGTAGCTCCTACCGGGCCGAGAAGGTGTTTTTTGAGGCCGTGAAGGCCGAGTAG
- the lipB gene encoding lipoyl(octanoyl) transferase LipB has product MSTAFEVEKLGLVPYAEAWAYQKKVHAEVACGQRKPTLLLLEHPRTITLGRAAKPENLLLSEAQYRAQGIKLFSIERGGDVTYHGPGQLVGYPIFPVGRQVRGFLRQLEQVIVQVAGTYGIETYTTPGYAGVWIRKPAPVASWPDIEEKLCAFGVAVKQDVALHGFALNVNTHLDDFNLIVPCGLKDKGVTSLQKILAREVSMSEVMERVVAAFAQVFTSFDQPPALPDTLKEPA; this is encoded by the coding sequence ATGAGCACCGCCTTCGAGGTGGAAAAACTCGGGCTTGTACCCTATGCCGAAGCCTGGGCGTATCAAAAAAAAGTGCATGCCGAGGTGGCCTGTGGGCAACGCAAGCCCACCCTGCTGCTGCTGGAGCACCCGCGCACCATCACCTTAGGCCGGGCGGCCAAACCGGAGAACCTGCTTTTGAGCGAGGCGCAGTACCGGGCGCAGGGGATCAAGCTTTTTAGCATCGAGCGCGGGGGCGACGTGACCTACCACGGCCCGGGCCAGCTGGTGGGTTACCCCATCTTTCCCGTGGGGCGGCAGGTACGGGGATTTTTACGGCAGCTCGAGCAGGTTATCGTGCAGGTCGCCGGCACATACGGCATCGAGACCTACACCACACCGGGCTACGCCGGGGTCTGGATTCGCAAACCCGCGCCCGTAGCGAGCTGGCCCGATATCGAAGAAAAGCTTTGCGCTTTTGGGGTGGCGGTCAAGCAGGATGTGGCCCTGCACGGCTTTGCTTTGAATGTGAACACCCATCTGGACGATTTCAACCTGATTGTGCCCTGCGGCCTCAAGGACAAGGGTGTAACCTCGCTCCAAAAAATCCTGGCCCGAGAGGTTAGCATGAGTGAAGTAATGGAGCGGGTGGTAGCGGCCTTTGCGCAAGTGTTTACAAGCTTCGACCAACCGCCTGCCCTGCCCGACACGCTAAAGGAACCGGCATGA
- a CDS encoding NYN domain-containing protein, with protein MDRVAVFIDGSNLYKGLVSTLGTDYRLDFVAFVSALAAGRSLLRAYYYNAPLPSEDPAAKAHQSFLNYLKRVPYVMVRLGRLERRGEGFVEKGVDIQIAIDMLKLAYADAYDVAVLVSGDGDFAEVLKVIQDMGKQAENTTFQVLSSYRLAQQADKYFPLDELPWERLRARSFEAEALPFQD; from the coding sequence ATGGATCGCGTGGCGGTGTTTATTGATGGCAGCAACCTGTACAAAGGTCTGGTTTCCACGCTAGGAACCGACTATCGGCTGGATTTTGTCGCTTTTGTCTCGGCGCTTGCGGCGGGGCGTTCGTTATTGCGGGCCTACTATTACAATGCGCCTTTGCCCAGCGAAGACCCGGCGGCCAAAGCTCACCAGAGCTTTTTGAACTATCTGAAGCGGGTGCCCTATGTCATGGTACGGCTGGGTCGGCTGGAGCGCCGCGGCGAGGGTTTTGTAGAAAAGGGTGTGGATATTCAGATCGCCATAGACATGCTCAAGCTGGCCTATGCCGACGCCTACGATGTGGCGGTGCTGGTTTCGGGTGATGGTGATTTTGCCGAGGTGCTCAAGGTCATTCAGGATATGGGCAAGCAGGCCGAGAATACTACCTTCCAAGTGCTCTCGTCGTACCGCCTGGCCCAGCAGGCTGACAAATATTTTCCCCTGGACGAACTTCCCTGGGAGCGTCTGCGGGCCAGGAGCTTTGAGGCCGAGGCACTACCTTTTCAGGATTAG
- a CDS encoding pyridoxal phosphate-dependent aminotransferase family protein, translated as MPLNRLNLVLQQAVAALETEGRRKGHEAVVVGVLPPLGEKGPRYLLEGYGDQPFIRMNSNSYLGLSRHLALKQAEEEALERFGVGPGAVRFISGTYKAHVDLELDLARFHGREAAMIFSSAYATVLSVVVPLTTDQTVLISDELNHNCIINAVRLARPLEKIVYKHLNLGSLEQALQKAIEIGTRRALVLTDGVFSMRGSHAPLAEMSALVQQYDSQFAENALLVVDDSHGVGAFGPTGRGTEEYTAARADILVGTLGKAFGVNGGYVVGPSSLIAYLRETSPMYIYSNPITPGEAAAARAALELLQAPEGQERLRHLQAMTQRFRQGLLSLGYESFPGAHPVVPLVLRDGALTNRLVRYLRERGVLATAIVYPVVPKGEDSIRFQVSAEHTQADIDEVLGILQAFKQNVSGPS; from the coding sequence ATGCCTTTGAACCGCCTGAATCTTGTTTTGCAACAGGCCGTAGCGGCACTGGAAACAGAAGGTCGCCGAAAAGGCCACGAAGCGGTAGTTGTGGGGGTTTTACCACCACTGGGAGAAAAAGGGCCGCGCTATTTGTTGGAGGGATATGGCGATCAGCCTTTTATACGAATGAACTCCAATAGCTACCTGGGGCTATCCAGGCATCTGGCCCTAAAGCAAGCCGAGGAAGAGGCCCTCGAGCGCTTTGGGGTGGGGCCAGGAGCGGTACGCTTTATTAGTGGCACCTATAAGGCGCATGTGGATCTCGAGCTTGACTTAGCCCGCTTTCATGGCCGGGAAGCCGCCATGATTTTTTCCTCGGCTTACGCCACGGTGTTGAGTGTGGTGGTGCCCCTGACCACCGACCAGACGGTTCTGATTAGCGATGAGCTCAACCACAACTGCATTATCAACGCGGTGCGTCTGGCACGCCCCCTGGAAAAAATAGTTTATAAGCACCTGAACCTGGGCAGTCTGGAACAGGCTTTGCAAAAAGCCATCGAGATAGGAACCCGCCGTGCGTTGGTTCTAACCGACGGGGTATTCAGTATGCGCGGCTCGCACGCTCCCTTGGCAGAAATGTCCGCCCTGGTACAGCAATACGATAGCCAGTTCGCCGAGAATGCCCTGCTGGTGGTGGACGACTCGCACGGGGTGGGCGCTTTTGGCCCCACAGGACGGGGCACCGAGGAATACACTGCCGCCAGGGCCGATATCCTGGTTGGGACGCTGGGCAAGGCCTTCGGGGTGAACGGAGGATATGTGGTGGGCCCCAGCAGCCTGATTGCCTATTTGCGGGAAACCTCGCCCATGTACATCTACTCCAACCCCATCACCCCCGGCGAGGCCGCTGCCGCCAGGGCCGCGCTGGAACTGCTACAGGCCCCAGAGGGTCAGGAGCGCTTGCGCCACCTGCAAGCCATGACCCAGCGTTTTCGCCAGGGGCTTCTTTCCCTGGGCTACGAGTCTTTTCCGGGGGCACATCCGGTAGTTCCACTGGTGTTGCGGGATGGAGCCTTAACCAACCGCCTGGTACGCTATCTGCGCGAGCGCGGCGTTCTCGCCACGGCCATCGTGTATCCAGTCGTACCCAAAGGTGAAGACTCCATCCGCTTCCAGGTTTCTGCCGAACACACCCAGGCCGATATAGATGAGGTGTTGGGTATTTTGCAGGCGTTCAAGCAGAATGTCTCAGGCCCATCGTAG
- a CDS encoding GTP-binding protein: protein MTQFQKRIPVSVVGGFLGAGKTTLVNHLVATGQQRFGIIVNEFGETGIDGSLIENVDTDGIAELSNGCLCCVGREDLVSALFKLIGRKDKPEYILIELSGLADPVPVAQTVMDPFARTKFELDSIIGVADARNLEQTLRDGPEGAVQLAYASTVVLNKTDLATPEQIAEAENLIRKINPLAQIYSTARSKVNPEEVLHKRAFDLDWKPQHHTHLHTPDVQTFTLTAERLLERQKVNEFIDQYLISRPDRVFRAKGFLSVRGFEKQVLFQSVREIFSLEHAQTPPSAPSRLVVIGRGLNRLEYEEAFQALQVR from the coding sequence ATGACGCAGTTTCAAAAGCGCATTCCGGTCAGTGTGGTTGGGGGGTTTTTGGGGGCGGGCAAAACCACCCTGGTCAATCATCTCGTCGCCACCGGCCAGCAGCGGTTTGGCATTATCGTTAACGAGTTTGGCGAAACCGGTATAGATGGCTCTCTCATCGAAAATGTGGATACCGACGGCATCGCCGAGCTATCCAATGGCTGTTTGTGCTGCGTGGGGCGCGAGGATCTGGTCTCGGCCCTGTTCAAGCTCATTGGACGCAAAGACAAACCCGAATACATCCTGATTGAACTCTCGGGGCTGGCCGACCCGGTGCCGGTGGCCCAGACCGTAATGGATCCGTTTGCCCGCACAAAATTCGAACTGGACAGCATCATTGGGGTGGCCGATGCCCGCAACCTCGAGCAAACCCTGCGCGACGGCCCCGAGGGCGCCGTGCAACTGGCCTACGCCAGCACGGTGGTGCTCAACAAAACCGACCTGGCCACCCCCGAACAAATTGCCGAGGCCGAAAACCTCATCCGGAAAATCAACCCCCTGGCTCAGATTTACAGCACGGCCCGCTCAAAGGTCAACCCCGAAGAGGTGCTGCACAAGCGGGCCTTCGACTTAGACTGGAAACCCCAGCACCACACCCACCTCCATACGCCCGATGTGCAAACCTTTACCCTTACGGCAGAAAGGCTCCTGGAGCGCCAGAAAGTAAACGAGTTCATTGACCAGTACCTGATATCCCGTCCCGACAGGGTTTTCCGCGCCAAGGGCTTCCTGAGCGTACGGGGTTTCGAGAAGCAGGTGCTTTTTCAGTCGGTCAGGGAAATTTTTAGCCTCGAGCACGCCCAGACGCCGCCCAGCGCCCCCTCGCGCCTGGTGGTGATTGGCCGGGGCCTGAACCGCTTGGAGTACGAGGAAGCCTTCCAGGCCCTACAGGTGCGGTGA
- a CDS encoding L-threonine 3-dehydrogenase, protein MVQVLVTGALGQVGSELVPALRLQYGADAVLATDLRRGSPLHPSMEGPFEQLDCTDGAALRALLERFRIRVIYHLAAILSARAEAEPQLAWRVNMEGLYNVLEGARQVGAQLFVPSSIAAFGSSTPKDPTPQDTLQRPNTLYGVTKVAGELLCDYYVERFGLDVRGLRYPGLISHTALPGGGTTDYAVEIFHHALKWGRYSCYLASDTRLPLMYMPDAIRASQELMLADPARLRHRNAYNVAAFSCTPAELAAEIQKHLPEFSIDYAVDPVRQAIAESWPRSLDDRAAKEEWGWQPQYSLAAMTTDMLEKLSQRALREA, encoded by the coding sequence ATGGTACAAGTACTGGTAACCGGTGCTTTGGGCCAGGTGGGTTCGGAACTGGTGCCCGCGCTGCGTTTGCAATACGGAGCCGACGCCGTGTTGGCGACCGACCTGCGCAGGGGTTCGCCCCTGCACCCTTCAATGGAGGGCCCCTTCGAGCAGCTGGACTGTACCGATGGAGCCGCTTTGCGGGCGCTACTGGAGCGCTTCCGCATCCGGGTGATCTACCACCTGGCCGCCATTCTTTCGGCCAGGGCCGAAGCCGAGCCCCAGTTGGCCTGGCGGGTCAACATGGAGGGGCTCTACAACGTCCTGGAGGGAGCGCGACAAGTGGGGGCACAGCTATTCGTGCCCAGTTCGATTGCGGCCTTTGGATCCAGTACACCCAAGGACCCCACGCCCCAGGACACCCTCCAGCGCCCCAACACCCTCTACGGGGTGACCAAGGTGGCGGGCGAACTTTTGTGCGACTACTACGTAGAGCGGTTTGGCCTGGACGTGCGGGGGCTGCGCTATCCCGGTTTGATTTCCCACACCGCTCTTCCGGGTGGGGGCACCACCGATTATGCGGTGGAAATCTTTCATCATGCGCTGAAATGGGGCCGGTATAGCTGCTATTTAGCTTCAGACACCCGTCTACCCTTGATGTACATGCCCGATGCTATCCGGGCTAGCCAGGAACTCATGCTGGCCGACCCCGCAAGGCTTCGCCATCGCAACGCCTACAACGTGGCGGCCTTTAGCTGTACCCCCGCCGAACTGGCCGCAGAGATTCAAAAACATCTTCCCGAATTTTCCATAGACTATGCAGTTGACCCCGTTCGACAGGCCATCGCCGAGTCCTGGCCCCGCTCCCTGGACGACCGCGCCGCTAAAGAAGAATGGGGCTGGCAACCACAGTACAGTCTGGCTGCCATGACCACCGATATGCTCGAGAAACTCTCTCAACGAGCGCTTAGGGAGGCTTGA